Proteins encoded together in one Plutella xylostella chromosome 17, ilPluXylo3.1, whole genome shotgun sequence window:
- the LOC105389582 gene encoding splicing factor U2AF 50 kDa subunit has translation MGEDKPDRRRRSRSRGAGAERRRSRSRSPREGGREGREGREGRERREKPARRSKSKSPTSKRSRRRKPSLYWDVPPPGFEHITPLQYKAMQAAGQIPANIVADTPQAAVPVVGSTITRQARRLYVGNIPFGVTEEETMEFFNQQMHLSGLAQAAGNPVLACQINLDKNFAFLEFRSIDETTQAMAFDGINFKGQSLKIRRPHDYQPMPGTENPAINVPAGVISTVVPDSPHKIFIGGLPNYLNEDQVKELLMSFGQLRAFNLVKDSATGLSKGYAFAEYVDITMTDQAIAGLNGMQLGDKKLIVQRASIGAKNSTLAMTGAAPVQLQVAGLTLAGAGPATDVLCLLNMVTADELRDEEEYEDILEDIKEECNKYGCVRSIEIPRPIEGVEVPGCGKVFVEFNSIADCQKAQQTLTGRKFSNRVVVTSYFDPDKYHRREF, from the exons ATGGGTGAAGATAAAC CCGACCGCCGTCGTAGATCTCGTTCCAGGGGAGCCGGCGCAGAGAGACGCCGCTCCCGGTCGCGCTCGCCGCGCGAGGGCGGTCGCGAGGGCCGCGAGGGCCGGGAGGGCCGCGAGCGCCGGGAGAAGCCCGCGCGCAGGAGCAAGTCCAAGTCGCCCACGTCCAAGCGCTCGCGGCGCCGCAAGCCGTCGCTGTACTGGGACGTGCCGCCGCCCGGCTTCGAGCACATCACGCCGCTGCAGTACAAGGCCATGCAGGCCGCGGGGCAGATCCCCGCCAACATCGTGGCCGACACGCCGCAGGCCGCCGTGCCCGTGGTCGGCTCCACCATCACGCGCCAGGCGCGCCGCCTCTACGTGGGCAACATCCCCTTCGGCGTCACCGAGGAGGAGACCATGGAGTTCTTCAACCAACAGATGCACCTCTCCGGCCTGGCGCAAGCCGCCGGCAACCCCGTGCTTGCCTGTCAGATCAATCTGGACAAAAACTTTGCATTCCTGGAATTTAGATCAATTGATGAAACCACACAAGCCATGGCATTTGATGGAATCAACTTTAAAGGACAGAGCTTGAAGATCCGGCGGCCACATGACTACCAGCCCATGCCGGGCACAGAGAACCCGGCCATTAATGTACCCG CTGGTGTGATAAGCACAGTGGTGCCAGACTCcccacataaaatatttataggtgGTTTACCGAACTACCTGAACGAGGACCAG GTGAAGGAACTTCTGATGTCGTTTGGACAACTGCGCGCCTTCAATCTGGTGAAGGACTCGGCCACGGGGCTCAGCAAGGGATATGCGTTTGCTGAATATGTAGACATCACCATGACGGATCag GCCATCGCGGGGCTGAACGGCATGCAGCTCGGGGACAAGAAGCTCATCGTGCAGCGCGCCTCCATCGGCGCCAAGAACTCCACGCTCG CGATGACGGGCGCGGCGCCGGTGCAGCTGCAGGTGGCGGGGCTGACGCTGGCGGGCGCGGGCCCGGCCACGGACGTGCTGTGCCTGCTCAACATGGTCACCGCCGACGAGCTGCGCGACGAGGAGGAGTACGAGGACATCCTCGAGGACATCAA GGAGGAGTGCAACAAGTACGGCTGCGTGCGGAGCATCGAGATCCCGCGGCCCATCGAGGGCGTGGAGGTGCCGGGCTGCGGGAAG GTGTTCGTGGAGTTCAACAGCATCGCGGACTGCCAGAAGGCGCAGCAGACGCTCACGGGCCGCAAGTTCAGCAACCGCGTCGTGGTCACCTCGTACTTCGACCCCGACAAGTACCACCGCCGCGAGTTCTAG
- the LOC105389584 gene encoding uncharacterized protein LOC105389584 gives MAPKRSFLFYFAVILVVLSSLAHEAEARRKILRGRRVMTRTYYRGSAVPAWAVSLLAGLGMLLAGAALYALLHKLVLAADAGEVNTYQPALQNDV, from the exons ATGGCTCCAAAACGAtcgtttcttttttatttcgcTGTAATTTTGG TGGTGCTGAGCTCGCTGGCCCACGAGGCGGAGGCGCGGCGCAAGATCCTGCGCGGGAGACGCGTCATGACGCGCACCTACTACC GCGGCAGCGCGGTGCCGGCGTGGGCGGTGTCGCTGCTGGCGGGGCTGGGCATGCTgctggcgggcgcggcgctgtACGCGTTGTTACACAAGCTGGTGCTGGCGGCGGACGCCGGGGAGGTCAACACCTACCAGCCCGCGCTGCAGAACGACGTATag